A DNA window from Camelina sativa cultivar DH55 chromosome 17, Cs, whole genome shotgun sequence contains the following coding sequences:
- the LOC104756168 gene encoding N-alpha-acetyltransferase 40-like isoform X2, whose product MDLKKRRKILEKKKTIHDLIKKASSIADPLSPFDSFRRYQNNDLSVYLESGRGDRLSSSVKQYIRNLLKTNMEGFYGSDWPIQAKVKRKEMSSADAHYIFVLEMRYGKDYETSTRRTCIEGCNQIAGFVHYRFTLEEEIPVLYVYEIQLESRVQGKGLGDFLMQLIERIASKNRMSAIVLTVLTSNALAMSFYMSKLGYRVSSISPSKANLPTFSAKYEILCRTFDSEAESVLENDEEPTKH is encoded by the exons ATGGATTTGAAGAAACGGCGAAAG attttggagaagaagaaaacgattcATGACCTTATAAAAAAAGCTTCTTCAATTGCCGATCCTCTTTCTCCGTTTGATTCATTCCGCCGTTACCAAAACAATG ATTTATCTGTGTACCTGGAATCTGGCCGTGGAGATAGACTTTCCTCATCTGTGAAGCAGTACATTCGAAATCTCTTGaag ACGAACATGGAAGGGTTCTATGGGTCTGATTGGCCAATACAAGCAAAGGTGAAGCGTAAGGAGATGTCTTCTGCAGACGCACATTATATATTTGTGCTTGAGATGCGTTATGGTAAAGACTATGAGACATCTACTCGGAGAACTTGCATTGAAGGGTGTAATCAGATAGCTGGATTTGTGCATTACCGGTTTACTTTAGAGGAAGAGATACCTGTCCTTTATGTGTATGAAATACAGCTTGAATCCCGGGTTCAAGGAAAAGGACTAGGAGATTTTTTAATGCAGTTGATTGAGCGCATTGCTTCTAAG AATCGGATGAGTGCTATTGTGCTAACTGTTCTAACATCCAATGCATTGGCAATGAGTTTCTACATGAGCAAGCTAGG ATACAGAGTATCAAGCATTTCGCCTTCGAAAGCTAATCTTCCG ACTTTCTCGGCGAAGTATGAGATACTTTGCAGAACATTTGATTCTGAAGCTGAGTCTGTATTGGAG AACGACGAAGAACCTACCAAACATTGA
- the LOC104756168 gene encoding N-alpha-acetyltransferase 40-like isoform X1, whose translation MDLKKRRKILEKKKTIHDLIKKASSIADPLSPFDSFRRYQNNDLSVYLESGRGDRLSSSVKQYIRNLLKTNMEGFYGSDWPIQAKVKRKEMSSADAHYIFVLEMRYGKDYETSTRRTCIEGCNQIAGFVHYRFTLEEEIPVLYVYEIQLESRVQGKGLGDFLMQLIERIASKNRMSAIVLTVLTSNALAMSFYMSKLGYRVSSISPSKANLPTFSAKYEILCRTFDSEAESVLEKNDEEPTKH comes from the exons ATGGATTTGAAGAAACGGCGAAAG attttggagaagaagaaaacgattcATGACCTTATAAAAAAAGCTTCTTCAATTGCCGATCCTCTTTCTCCGTTTGATTCATTCCGCCGTTACCAAAACAATG ATTTATCTGTGTACCTGGAATCTGGCCGTGGAGATAGACTTTCCTCATCTGTGAAGCAGTACATTCGAAATCTCTTGaag ACGAACATGGAAGGGTTCTATGGGTCTGATTGGCCAATACAAGCAAAGGTGAAGCGTAAGGAGATGTCTTCTGCAGACGCACATTATATATTTGTGCTTGAGATGCGTTATGGTAAAGACTATGAGACATCTACTCGGAGAACTTGCATTGAAGGGTGTAATCAGATAGCTGGATTTGTGCATTACCGGTTTACTTTAGAGGAAGAGATACCTGTCCTTTATGTGTATGAAATACAGCTTGAATCCCGGGTTCAAGGAAAAGGACTAGGAGATTTTTTAATGCAGTTGATTGAGCGCATTGCTTCTAAG AATCGGATGAGTGCTATTGTGCTAACTGTTCTAACATCCAATGCATTGGCAATGAGTTTCTACATGAGCAAGCTAGG ATACAGAGTATCAAGCATTTCGCCTTCGAAAGCTAATCTTCCG ACTTTCTCGGCGAAGTATGAGATACTTTGCAGAACATTTGATTCTGAAGCTGAGTCTGTATTGGAG AAGAACGACGAAGAACCTACCAAACATTGA
- the LOC104756169 gene encoding RNA polymerase II transcription factor B subunit 4, whose product MPSVASKQYSDDVSLLVLLLDTNPLFWSNTSITFSQFLSHVLAFLNAVLGLNQLNQVVVIATGYSSCDYIYDSSLTSNHGNFESRGTGMPPLFASLLKKLEDFVTKDEELSREEGHEDRTPSCLLSGSLSMALCYIQRVFRSGHIHPQPRILCLQGSPDGPEQYVAVMNSIFSAQRLMVPIDSCYIGVQNSAFLQQASYITGGVHHTPKQLDGLFQYLTTIFATDLHSRGFVQLPKPIGVDFRASCFCHKKTIDMGYICSVCLSIFCEHHKKCSTCGSVFGQSKLDEASSVSDKKRKAPHT is encoded by the exons ATGCCTTCCGTTGCTTCTAAGCAGTACTCAG ACGATGTCAGTCTTCTAGTCTTGTTGCTTGATACGAATCCCCTTTTCTGGAGCAATACTTCGATTACATTCTCTCAATTCCTTTCTCAt GTGCTTGCGTTCCTGAATGCGGTTTTGGGGTTGAATCAATTGAACCAAGTTGTAGTTATAGCTACTGGATACAGTTCCTGTGATTACATTTATGATTCGTCTTTGACATCTAACCATGGGAATTTCGAGAGCAGAGGTACCGGGATGCCTcctctttttgcttctttgctgAAGAAACTGGAAGATTTTGTTACTAAAGATGAGGAGCTCAGCAGGGAGGAAGGGCATGAGGATAGAACTCCTTCTTGTCTCTTATCAGGATCACTCTCCATGGCTCTTTGCT ATATACAGAGGGTTTTCCGTTCTGGACATATTCATCCCCAGCCTCGG ATTTTATGCTTGCAAGGTTCTCCAGATGGCCCGGAACA ATATGTAGCTGTTATGAACTCTATCTTCTCTGCCCAGCGCTTAATG GTTCCCATAGATTCATGTTACATAGGTGTACAAAACTCAGCGTTTTTGCAGCAG GCATCTTACATAACCGGTGGTGTACATCACACACCTAAACAGTTGGATGGGCTGTTTCAGTATCTAACG ACAATCTTTGCAACTGATTTGCACTCCCGCGGTTTTGTACAACTTCCTAAACCCATAGGTGTTGATTTTCGAGCATC GTGTTTCTGCCACAAGAAGACAATCGATATGGGCTACATATGTTCAGTGTGTCTGTCCATTTTCTGTGAGCATCACAAGAAATGTTCAACGTGCGG GTCAGTTTTTGGTCAGTCAAAACTTGATGAAGCTTCATCTGTCTCTGATAAGAAGAGAAAAGCTCCTCACACCTAA
- the LOC104756170 gene encoding mitogen-activated protein kinase kinase 7-like, with protein sequence MALVRERRQINLRLPLPPLSDRLPCFSFPSSTAAAVTSTAITNGISVSDIEKLHVLGSGNGGIVYKVRHKTTAELYALKTVNGDMSPSFTRQLTREMEILRRTDSPYIVRCHGIFEKPIAGEVSILMEYMDGGNLESLRGAVTEKQLAGFSRQILKGLSYLHSLKIVHRDIKPANLLLNSRDQVKIADFGVSKIMIRSLEYCDSFVGTCAYMSPERFDSVSGENSDVYSGDIWSFGLMMLELFVGHFPLLPQGQRPDWATLMCAVCFGEPPRAPEGCSDEFRSFVDCCLRKESSERWTASQLLGHSFLRQSV encoded by the coding sequence ATGGCTCTTGTTCGTGAACGCCGTCAGATCAACCTCCGTTTACCACTTCCACCTCTCTCAGATCGCCTCCCCTGTTTCTCCTTTCCTTCCTCCACGGCCGCCGCCGTCACATCCACCGCTATCACCAACGGAATCTCCGTTTCGGATATCGAGAAACTCCACGTCCTCGGAAGCGGAAACGGCGGGATCGTATACAAAGTCCGACACAAAACAACGGCGGAGCTATACGCTCTGAAAACAGTCAACGGCGACATGAGTCCGAGTTTCACGAGACAACTGACGCGCGAGATGGAGATCCTCCGCCGCACGGACTCTCCCTACATCGTCCGGTGCCACGGGATCTTCGAGAAACCAATCGCCGGCGAGGTTTCGATCCTCATGGAGTACATGGACGGCGGAAACCTAGAATCTCTCCGCGGCGCCGTAACAGAGAAACAACTCGCGGGGTTTTCCCGCCAGATTTTGAAAGGACTGAGCTATCTCCACTCGCTCAAGATCGTTCACAGAGACATCAAACCTGCGAACCTCCTCTTGAACTCGAGAGACCAAGTTAAAATCGCCGATTTCGGGGTTAGCAAAATCATGATCCGGTCGTTGGAGTACTGCGACTCGTTCGTCGGCACGTGCGCTTACATGAGCCCTGAGAGATTCGACTCCGTTTCCGGAGAGAACTCTGATGTATACTCAGGCGATATATGGAGTTTTGGATTGATGATGCTCGAGCTATTCGTCGGACATTTCCCGTTGCTTCCTCAGGGACAGAGACCTGATTGGGCGACGCTGATGTGCGCCGTGTGTTTCGGTGAACCGCCGCGTGCGCCGGAAGGATGTTCCGACGAGTTTAGGAGTTTTGTTGATTGCTGTCTACGTAAAGAATCGAGTGAGAGGTGGACGGCGTCGCAGCTTCTTGGTCACTCTTTTCTCCGTCAAAGTGTTTAG
- the LOC104756171 gene encoding monoglyceride lipase-like → MICSSRGTIVIATLNPFLRLPIKQFSGFHVNRTRIRNDLSISLVAIRPSSVSMPLRLRRSSQKKRKRNIGCGVSPSSSSPPTTTKRTVVDDEVAVRRDLAMRRVLEDNGGDGSSVRDFSLFTSKRGDTLFTQSWTPVDSTKIRGFVVLLHGLNEHSGRYSDFAKQLNAIGFKVYGIDWIGHGGSDGLHAYVPSLDFAVADLKSFLEKVIAENPGLPCFCVGHSTGGAIILKAMLDAKIEARVSGIVLTSPAVGVQPSHPIFGVIAPVLALLIPRRQLSAAKKKIMPVSRDPEAVMAKYADPLVYTGFIRARTGNEILRIAAHLLRNLNRIKVPFLVLHGTADTVTDPKGTQKLYEEASSSDKSIKLFDGLLHDLLFEPEREAIAGVILDWLHKRV, encoded by the exons TCTCTCCATCAGTCTCGTAGCTATTCGACCATCATCAGTCTCGATGCCACTGAGATTAAGAAGATCATcacagaagaagaggaagaggaacatCGGTTGCGGTgtttccccttcttcttcttcgccgccGACGACGACGAAGAGGACGGTGGTTGATGACGAAGTGGCTGTGAGACGGGATTTGGCAATGAGGCGGGTTTTGGAGGATAACGGTGGCGATGGAAGCTCCGTCAGAGATTTCTCGCTATTCACGTCCAAGAGAGGTGACACGTTGTTCACTCAGTCTTGGACACCTGTTGACTCGACTAAGATCAG GGGATTTGTTGTTCTGCTACATGGTCTGAACGAACACAG TGGCAGGTATAGTGATTTCGCAAAGCAGCTAAATGCTATAGGATTCAAGGTCTATGGAATAGATTGGATCG GTCATGGTGGAAGCGATGGACTTCATGCTTACGTTCCTTCTCTTGATTTTGCTGTCGCTGATTTG AAATCGTTTCTTGAGAAGGTAATTGCAGAAAACCCGGGATTGCCCTGTTTCTGCGTTGGCCATTCAACAGGAGGAGCCATTATTTTAAAG gCTATGCTAGATGCAAAGATTGAAGCTCGAGTTTCAGGGATTGTGCTAACTTCACCCGCTGTTGGAGTCCAACCATCTCATCCTATCTTCGGC GTAATTGCACCGGTCCTCGCGCTCCTCATTCCAAGACGTCAATTAAGTgctgcaaaaaagaaaataatgccGGTTTCTCGTGACCCGGAAGCTGTTATGGCCAAATACGCTGACCCGTTAGTATACACTGGGTTTATCCGAGCAAGAACCGGTAACGAGATCCTTAGAATTGCTGCCCATTTGCTGCGGAATCTCAACAGAATCAAGGTCCCGTTTCTTGTGCTACACGGCACAGCTGATACAGTTACTGATCCCAAAGGTACTCAGAAGCTATACGAGGAGGCTTCCTCGTCGGATAAGTCGATCAAGCTGTTCGACGGGTTGCTACATGATCTGCTCTTTGAACCAGAACGGGAAGCTATCGCTGGAGTCATATTGGATTGGCTACACAAGCGGGTTTAA